The Pseudomonadota bacterium genome segment CAGAACTCCGCCCTCGAAAGCCCGCTGCTCTGCCAACTCCGAGCCAGCGACAGTCCAGCCGCCCGGCTCATCCGCGGCTTCCTCTGAGATTCCTTCGCTCCATTGCCCATCCGCCGCTCCTTTCATCAAGGAGCTTGCCTCCCCCACCCCGCCCACGGCCAGATGCGCTCCGCGGGATGCTTACGGGCACGGATCGTGGCAGACAGGTTCCGCGCTTCTGCGGAACCCGTGTCTCGGGGCTGACAACTGTGACGTTTGATCGTGCCAAGGTCCTCACGAGCAGGGATCGTGCGACCGGTTACGGCGCGGCTTCGCTGGCCCGAGGCCCGCTGCCATGAAGCACGCCTTGGCGCCACAGCATGCCGGGCAGATCGCCTTCGGCCACCAGCGCCGCGAGCTGTTCGTCGTCCCGCGCCCGGCGGACCCGCGGGTAGCCGGCCGACTTCTCCAGCCAGAAGATCTCCTCGAGGGCGGTACCGTTCAAGAAGTCGGGTGAGTGGGTGGAGGCGAAGACTTGGCCGCCGCGCACGGTGTATTGCCGGAACTCTTCGGCGAGCTCGACCAGGAGCTCGGGATAGAGCTGGTTCTCGGGCTCTTCGACGCACAGGATGGGGTGGGGTTGGGGGTCGTAGAGCAGGATCAAGTAGGCGAACATCTTGATCGTGCCGTCGGACACGTAACGCGCGATAAAAGGGTCCTTGAACGAGCCGTCCTGAAACTTGAGCACCAGCCTGCCGTCGGCCGTTTCTACCGGGTCGACCTGGCTCACGCCGGGTACGCGCGCTTGCATGGTGGAAAGCACACGCCGGAAGACTTCCGGGTGGCGCTCGTACAGGTACTGCGCTACCAGCGGCAGGTTGTCTCCGTGGGCGGAGAGGTGCTCGGCGTAGCCTGCTTCCTGGCTTGGTCGCGCCTCGGCGATGTGGAAGTCGGAGACGTGCCAGTTCTCGATCATTTTGCGAAAGCTGGCGACTTGGCGAAAACGCTGGAACTGGCCGAGCCCTTTGATCGCAAGGATATCGGGCGCGTCCAGGTTCTGCTCTTCACGGCGCTCCCGCGCGCCCTGGCGGCCGTACTCGTCCTCGTTGACTACGGCCTGGCCGGTGCCTTCGCGAAAGTCGAGGAAGTGCCAGGGCCGGCCGTACTGGCCGCGCCGGTACTTCAGGAGCTCGCGCTTGACGATCGGGTCCTGCTTGGCGTTGAGCCCCACGTGCAGCTCGTAGGTGACCAGGGGGTTGCTTGGCTCTTCGCGAAACTTCAGCTCGAACTCGATGTCCTGGCCTTCGCGGCCTCGCGACACGACCTCGCGGTAGCCGCCCCGGCGCGCCAACGCCTGCCGCACGTTGTGCTGCAGGGCGTCGCGCAAGAAGCCAAAGACGTCGAAGAGCGTGGACTTGCCCGTGCCGTTGCGGCCCACGAACACGGCGAGCGGCGGCAGGTCGGTGAGGGTTACGTCTTGAAGTGCGCGGTAGTTGCGTATCCGGAGCTGTTCGATCCGCATGGTCCCACTTCTTTCGGCGGCGCCCGCGCTTGTCAGGCGGGCGCCAGGCACCGAGGTCGTCGTGGGTCAGGCCGAGCTCGCGGCCGCCGAGCCGC includes the following:
- a CDS encoding AAA family ATPase — protein: MRIEQLRIRNYRALQDVTLTDLPPLAVFVGRNGTGKSTLFDVFGFLRDALQHNVRQALARRGGYREVVSRGREGQDIEFELKFREEPSNPLVTYELHVGLNAKQDPIVKRELLKYRRGQYGRPWHFLDFREGTGQAVVNEDEYGRQGARERREEQNLDAPDILAIKGLGQFQRFRQVASFRKMIENWHVSDFHIAEARPSQEAGYAEHLSAHGDNLPLVAQYLYERHPEVFRRVLSTMQARVPGVSQVDPVETADGRLVLKFQDGSFKDPFIARYVSDGTIKMFAYLILLYDPQPHPILCVEEPENQLYPELLVELAEEFRQYTVRGGQVFASTHSPDFLNGTALEEIFWLEKSAGYPRVRRARDDEQLAALVAEGDLPGMLWRQGVLHGSGPRASEAAP